One genomic segment of Ipomoea triloba cultivar NCNSP0323 chromosome 9, ASM357664v1 includes these proteins:
- the LOC116029185 gene encoding cyclin-dependent protein kinase inhibitor SMR9-like produces MSNPELVFASKTQEEETKSAVAARPSSEDPKGCPNITQSSNLLDFQDFQDLQRETASKPMGDNDGFKTPTSLKHKIPEMITCPPAPKKNQILITSTVKGSVIVFKNPRRSLQFDGSVYTRG; encoded by the coding sequence ATGTCAAATCCAGAGTTAGTTTTTGCCTCGAAAACTCAGGAAGAAGAGACCAAATCCGCAGTTGCAGCTCGACCCTCGTCGGAAGATCCAAAAGGGTGTCCAAATATCACGCAAAGCTCCAATCTTTTGGACTTCCAAGATTTTCAAGATTTGCAGAGGGAGACGGCTTCAAAGCCAATGGGGGATAATGACGGCTTCAAAACCCCAACTTCTTTGAAGCACAAAATCCCAGAGATGATCACGTGTCCACCTGCGCCAAAGAAAAACCAAATACTCATCACCAGCACAGTGAAAGGCAGTGTTATCGTCTTCAAGAACCCTCGAAGGAGTCTTCAATTCGATGGATCAGTATATACTAGGGGTTGA
- the LOC116028526 gene encoding dol-P-Glc:Glc(2)Man(9)GlcNAc(2)-PP-Dol alpha-1,2-glucosyltransferase has protein sequence MGKIKVALIVSLWVIPVSILVSRIVPEPYMDEIFHIPQAQQYCRGNFRSWDPMITTPPGLYFVSLAHVASLFPGLFSVQLASSFSETCSTPILRSINGVLAVICSILVYDIITHLSPGLSDRKATLRAVVLALYPLHWFFTFLYYTDIASLAAVLASYLMSLKKNYPFSALLGALAVLVRQTNIIWVLFIACTGVLDFSIAHRKDNRVYADFKVVQEDTLSSSSQSSTMGSNVRKRRTASHANRKSHLNGQTTASSTHHISEHTELFDEIREVISSSWQMKWDLLASFSPFFITLVAFVTFVYWNGSIVLGAKEAHAVSPHFSQVLYFSLVSAIFMAPVHFSFGQFILLVQSFWKNKLISLFKLSVALAAGLISVHFFSIAHPYLLADNRHYPFYLWRKVINRYWFMKYLLVPIYSYLWLSILSILVKSQKKIWVVAYFLATAATLVPAPLIEFRYYTIPFFFLNLHSHVNDDRSWILMGLLYVAVNCFTMFMFLFRPFSWTHEPGVQRFIW, from the exons ATGGGGAAAATCAAAGTCGCACTGATTGTAAGCTTGTGGGTGATACCCGTATCGATTCTAGTCAGTCGCATTGTTCCTGAGCCTTACATG GATGAGATATTTCACATACCTCAAGCTCAACAGTACTGCAGAGGGAATTTCAGGAGTTGGGATCCAATGATCACCACTCCCCCTGGCTT GTACTTTGTTTCACTTGCTCATGTTGCCTCTCTGTTTCCAGGGCTATTCTCTGTGCAGCTGGCCTCATCATTTTCAGAAACTTGTTCCACTCCAATTTTGCGCTCCATCAATGGTGTTTTGGCTGTAATTTGCAGCATACTTGTTTATGATATAATCACCCATCTATCTCCAGGTCTTAGTGACAGGAAAGCAACTCTTCGAGCAGTTGTCTTAGCTTTGTATCCCCTTCATTGGTTTTTCACCTTTCTTTATTATACGGACATAGCATCACTAGCTGCAGTACTTGCATCATACCTTATGAGTCTCAAGAAGAATTATCCATTCAGTGCCTTG CTCGGTGCTTTGGCTGTGCTTGTACgacaaacaaatattatatggGTGCTATTCATAGCATGCACTGGGGTTTTAGATTTTAGTATTGCTCATCGGAAGGACAACAGGGTGTATGCTGACTTCAAAGTAGTTCAGGAAGACACTTTGTCATCCTCTAGTCAAAGTTCCACCATGGGCTCGAACGTGAGAAAACGAAGAACTGCTAGTCATGCAAATAGGAAAAGCCATTTGAATGGCCAAACAACTGCCAGTTCCACACACCATATATCAG AGCATACCGAGTTGTTTGATGAGATAAGGGAAGTTATTTCATCATCATGGCAGATGAAGTGGGATCTTTTGGCTTCCTTTAGTCCATTCTTTATAACTTTGGTGGCTTTTGTCACTTTTGTTTATTGGAATGGCAGTATAGTTCTTG GTGCAAAGGAAGCTCATGCTGTTTccccacatttttcacaagTTCTGTATTTTAGTTTGGTTTCTGCCATTTTTATGGCACCTGTGCACTTCTCGTTTGGGCAATTTATACTGCTAGTTCAGTCATTCTGGAAGAATAAACTGATCAGCCTCTTTAAATTGTCCGTGGCATTGGCTGCCGGCTTAATCTCTGTGCACTTTTTCAG CATTGCTCATCCGTATCTCCTGGCCGATAATCGACATTATCCCTTTTATCTTTGGAGAAAAGTCATTAATCGTTACTGGTTCATGAAGTACCTTCTTGTTCCAATTTACAGCTATCTGTGGCTTTCGATCTTGAGTATCTTAG TAAAAAGTCAGAAGAAGATATGGGTGGTGGCATACTTTTTGGCGACTGCTGCTACCCTTGTTCCTGCTCCACTGATAGAATTCAGATACTATACCATTCCATTCTTCTTCCTGAATCTCCATTCCCATGTTAATGATGACAGAAGTTGGATTCTGATGGGGCTGCTGTATGTTGCTGTTAATTGCTTCACAATGTTCATGTTCTTGTTTCGACCATTTTCTTGGACCCATGAACCTGGTGTACAGAGGTTTATATGGTAG